In one window of Venenivibrio stagnispumantis DNA:
- a CDS encoding prepilin-type N-terminal cleavage/methylation domain-containing protein, whose translation MKKNEGFSLLELLVVIILISLVFSIGGTVFINNIKSMGDFENSINNSINEIAFINQLTAGLYSKYEKRDENIKIEEDRISFYTGYPVFYEGFVRAEYILKKSDEDYIDIYYEEFPYVDGNLGFDGIKKSYIGKFKNLKIYIYDGQNWLVNYKGKNFPQIIKISIDGFDYYITTNAKVVK comes from the coding sequence ATGAAAAAGAATGAAGGTTTTTCATTACTTGAGCTTCTTGTTGTTATCATTTTGATATCCCTTGTATTTTCTATAGGTGGGACTGTATTTATAAATAATATTAAATCAATGGGAGATTTTGAAAATTCTATAAATAATAGCATAAATGAGATTGCTTTTATAAATCAATTAACAGCCGGACTTTACTCAAAATATGAAAAAAGAGATGAAAATATAAAGATAGAAGAAGACAGAATATCATTTTATACCGGTTATCCTGTATTTTATGAAGGTTTTGTAAGGGCAGAATATATTTTAAAAAAAAGTGATGAAGATTACATAGATATTTATTATGAAGAATTTCCTTATGTTGATGGAAATCTTGGTTTTGATGGGATAAAAAAAAGTTATATTGGTAAATTCAAAAATTTAAAAATTTATATATATGACGGGCAAAATTGGCTTGTAAATTACAAAGGAAAAAATTTCCCTCAAATAATTAAGATATCAATAGATGGCTTTGATTATTATATAACCACAAACGCAAAGGTAGTAAAATGA